CTTGCCTGCGCCTTGAATCAGAGTTCTCCCGGTTACAAGCTTAAAACTATTCAAATCCACTAACCACTCCTCAAAACGCTAAACTACGGCTTAAAATTAAGGAAAAATGCCTCTAAATAACTTACGGTGCGTAATCGCGTGAAAGGGTTTAATGAGTGGTTTAAACATCGCTGACATAACCAGAAATGTGTGGACTTGGGTGGATTTTTAATCTCGATAGGGTGAAAGCCATCAAAATTTTATTGAACCTCGTGACTTCGCTACCTTTATCTTTTGAGGATTATGGCGCGCGGTTTTTAATCGTTTGGGTGAGCTTCACATGGTTGAGTTTTCAGGAAGGCTTTTCGACAAGTCTTCTTTTCTGGAGTATTGATCCATCATCGGCGTGGGGTGTTCTGTAGAGTTGGTCGTTTGACTTCTCAATTTCTCTCGCTTCGTCCGCTATCAAGGCGGCCTTTCTCATCAATTCGTGAGCAGCCGCGGCTAGAACGGTGTATCTTTCCCACTCTTTTATTTGGAAACACGCTTTTACTGTTAAATCAGAGACCTTCTTAGCCATTTCGAAAGCCGTGATGGCTTTGGCCTTAGCGTAAGGGTTCTTGAAGGAAGCGGCTTCAACCGCTTTCTCGCTGTCGATGATGAGCCTTGGTAATGTGGGTTTTCGCTTTTCCACCACATCTCGGATCATTCGATCCATTTCATCCCTGATTACGTTGAACACCCCTGTGACGGCGAGCACCTTGATGACATCTGCGTTGAACAAGGCCATCTCTGCTGGGTCTAGGAATTCCCTCCTAGCCCCGATCATGGAGTCAGCCTCCACTATGACGTAACCTACACCCAGCCCCTCAAATTTTTCTAAAGCCTTTTTGGCAGGTGAGTCCGAGACCACTGTTGCAGGACATCCTTTACTCGACAGGATTTCAACCGCTTTCAAAGGTCCTGGAAGAGATGCGTTTGGGCTGGTGAGGATCACTAACTCGGGATTAAACGCGTCGAGGGCTTCGGTTAACTCAACAGCTTCCTCTACCCCTAGTTTAGCGCCAGAGGAGACTACCCTAACCTTCAATCCCTCCCTTTCAGCTCTTTCATCTAGGAGGAATTCGATCATGGGTGCTGAGCCTATGTTCCCTAATTTTAAAAATCCCACCTTCGTCAAGAGATCAAACCTCAGAGATATTTTCTAGTTAATGGATTTTTAAGGTTTAAACATTAAAGGACCCAGTTGGCGTAAGCGAGCCTCAGCCGATCGCCGTCTCCGATGTTTCAGCAGGGTGTTAAAAAGAGTTGCATTATCTCTTTAAATTTCGATTCAAACCACTAGCATTTCGACCTGCGGACCATGTATTTTGCGATTTCATCAGATATGTTTGTAGAGGTTACCTGTTGGATCCCTCGCCAACCAGGTTGGGAGTTAACCTCGATGACCAGTGGCCCCTCCGGGCCCTCAACGATGTCTATGCCCGCGATTTCGCATCCTATAGCTTCAGCCGCTTTGATGGTAAGGGATTCCAGCTCTCCTGAAAGCTTTAACGGGATGGGTTTGGCTCCTTGGCTGATGTTTGTCTTCCACCTTTTTGAAACCCTTCTCATGGCTGAGACCAAGCGGCCTCCGATCACAAAAGCCCTAATGTCGCTTCTGCCATGAGGTATAAACTTCTGGAGGTAGAGAACATGCCTCAAGAACGTGAGGGTTCGAGCGGATCTTTCAAGAACGTCTTTATTTGATATAAGGGTTAAGCCAATCCCTCTGGATCCGAATAGGGGCTTCAAGACAACTCTTCCACCCATCCGTATAGACGCCTTCAAAGCCTCCCGATGATTCATGGTGACGTATGTTTCAGGGACTGGAATCCCCTTTTCCTTCAACTTGGAAATCGTATGATACTTGTCGGCCGCGACCTCTATGGTTTCGGGGTCGTTGACGACAACCACCCCATTCGCCTTGAGGCGGTGCAGCGCGTCTAACTCGAATATAACCTCTTCCAGGGATCCTCGGCCAATGGGACGCACCAAGATGCTTGAAACATACTCCTTTAAATCACAGCCTTTGACCAAGAACCGCTCCTTGTCTTGAAGCGTAATCAGAAGATCCCTGAAGTTGAAGCAAAAAGCCTCTACGCCGAGCCTATTAAAAGATTTTCTAAGATTGGAGGAGCACCAAGCGTTCTCGTTGCGCGTTAATAAGCCAATCCTCAACGGTAACAGCCACTAATGGTTGGAGGAGTAAAAAGGGCCATATAACGCTTTTTCCTACACATTAACTTCATGGCTAAAGCCGGTGAATCAATGCTTTTAACGATGACTATCGCAATTAATTTTAAGGCAATTCGGAAGGTGTAAGTGGTTTGAGCTCCTCCTTCTCTTCTAGTGAGCGGGCCTTAAGAATCTTGGACGCGCTTAAACATGAGTATCCTCGGCCTAAGATTGCGTTAAGGTTCAGCGACCCTCTTCAACTGTTGGTCGCCACCATCCTTTCAGCCCAATGTACTGATGAGAGGGTCAATAAGGTTACTGAAGACCTATTCAAAAAGTACAGGACATGCGAAGACTATGTGAAAGCTCCTTTGGATGAGTTAGAGCGTGACATCAAGCCTACTGGCTTCTATAAGAATAAGGCAAGATACTTAAAGAAGGCGTGTCAGGTCCTGATAGAACGGTTCCACTCCCGGGTGCCGGATAACATGCAGGATCTGTTAAGCCTTCCCGGTGTCGCTAGGAAAACAGCGAACATCGTTCTATCCAACGCCTTCGGGAAGAACGAGGGAATAGCCGTAGACACCCATGTAAGGCGTCTCTCCAGGAAGCTTGGTTTAACCGAGGAGGAAGATCCGGATAAGATCGAATCGGATTTGATGGCGCTGATTCCCAAACATGACTGGCGAAACATCACTCTCCTATTGATGGAGCATGGGAGAAAAATATGTAAGGCTAAGAATCCTCTATGCGGAAAATGTAGCCTTAACCACATATGTCCTTCTGCCTTCAAAATGTAACCCACAAGCAGTGGCGTGGAGGAAATTCGAGGATGAAAATTTTTACGCGTATAGGATAAAATTCGTCAGGCAAGCTATATTCGACCTACATCGCCTTCTAAACAGAATGTTGAATCGAAGCGCTAATCCAGGTTGGTGGGGATTTAATGTTGGGAGCAGGACTAAACAATGGAAAACCTTAATGGGTTTTTCTATGGGGTGGTGGGTATGAGGTTGGACTTCATCAACATCTCTAAAAGTCTTCGGGATTCCTCGATTATAGATTGGACGCTTTCTGCTAAGCTTTTCCTTGTCAACTTAAGTCTAGCAATGCCTTGTTCCATCGCCTTCAACCCGACGGCCACCGCCTCCCTAGGGTAGACTTCCCATTCATCCATCGATGGGATGATGTAGTCTTCCTTCAATCCATTTTCCTCAGCGGTTTCAGCGATGGCGTAGGAAGCGGCGACGCACATCTCATCCGTGATCGTTCTGGCCCTTACATCTAACGCGCCTCTGAATATGCCTGGAAAGCCGAGGGAGTTGTTTACAGCGTTGGGGAAATCGGATCTACCGGTGGCAACCACCTTGGCTCCAGCCTTCTTAGCCTCCCAAGGCCATATCTCCGGTTCAGGGTTTGCCAACGCGAATACGATGGAGTTGTCGGCCATCGACCTAACCATATTTTCAGTGATGAGGCCTGGTTTAGGCTGGGAGCACGCTACGCACACATCAGCGTCCCTTAACGCCTCTTCAACTCCGCCCATCCTCCCCTCTTCATTGCTTTCCAAGCATATTTTCCACTTCAATGGGCTCGTCTCCTTTAAATCGAAGCGTTGATTATTTAAAATGCCCTTACTGTCCACCATGATCACATTTCCCCTTTTCACACCGGCCGCTGTCAAGATTCTGTAGATAGCGGTGTTAGCCGCGCCGGCGCCTATGAGTGATACGTGAGCCTCTGACATATTCTTGCCAACCAATTTCAAGGCGTTGATTAGGGCGGCTAGGACAACAGTCGCCGTGCCTTGTTGATCGTCATGCCAGACAGGTATGTCCAATCTCCGCCTCAACTTTTCCAGGATTTCAAAGCATTTGGGTGATGAAATGTCCTCAAGGTTTATCCCTCCAAAGGAGGGTTTAATCCACTCAACAGCCTGAACGATCTCCTCCACCTTCTTCGCGTTTAGGCAAATTGGATACGCGTCGACTCCGCCGAGATACTTAAATATGATGGCTTTCCCCTCCATCACCGGTAGGCTGGCTTCAGGTCCAATGTCCCCTAAGCCGAGCACCCTACTTCCATCCGTGACCACGGCCACCGAGTTCCATTTATTAGTATACTCGTAAACCTTCAAACCATCCTCGCGGATTTCCCGACATGGCTCAGCGACCCCGGGCGTATACCATACGGCGAAGTCTCTCCAAGACCTTATCGGAACCTTAGGGCACACCTGTAGTTTACCTCGATAGAAGGAGTGCCATCTCAAAGCCTCCTTTCTTCTCATTACAGTCCCCAGCCTTGTTGCCTTATCGGCACTCGGGTTCTTAAAGCCTTTTAATGACCGCGTATATTTACTCATTTCTGCGGTGAGATGTTTGACTCTTACCGTCGAGCGATGTATTCGGGAGGCTGTGAAGGCCTTCGAGGGTTTGAGCAGAGATCAATACTTGAATTGCTGCCAATCAGTAATCTCAGGTTTAGCTGAATTGGCCTCGGTCAACCGAGATCTGTTGGTGAAGGTCGGTACTGGGTTTGGCGGCGGCTTCGCTGGTATGGGGAAAATATGCGGGGCCTTAACAGGCGGCATCATGTTGATAGGCTCAAAGCATGGGGTTTACGGTTCAGAGCCTTATGAGTCTTTTAAGGAGAGGAAAACCCTATGCAAGGCTTTGGTGCGGGAGTATTATAAATGGTTTCTGGAGGAGGTTAAGGCATTAAACTGCCATGAGATAACGGGTATAGACTCCGGCACCGAGGAGGGAATGGCATTATATGCTGAGTTGAAGCAGGCCCGTAAGGTCCCATGCTATGAGATAATAGAGAAATCCGTTAGGAGGCTTTACGGGATTCTAACTCAAAACCCTGTTGGGAAGTTTTAAATTCTCTAAAGGAGAAGTTTACTCGGTGGGTATGCTTGGAGCGGAGGAAACTGACCATTAAAGACTTTTTTGAGTTGAAGAGGCAGGGAAAGAGGTTTGTGATGATAAGTGTATGCGATTACCCCATGGCTTTACTCGCTGACAAGGCTGGGATAGACGCCATATTGGTGGGAGACGCGTTACACATGGTGGCCCTAGGCCACGACACCACAACCACAGCCACAATGGACGAGATGATCATGTTCAGCAACGCCATCAGCAGGGCGGCTCAAAGAGCCTTCATAATAGGGGACATGCCCTTCATGTCCCATGAGCCGAGCAGGGAGCTCGCTATCAAAAACGCGGGCAGATTTCTCAGCGAAGGAAGATGCGACGCGGTGAAGCTGGAGGGAGGGGAGGAAATCGCCGACACTGTGAAAGCCTTGGTGAGGGCAGGCATCCCCGTCATGGGCCACATAGGGTTAACGCCCCAAAAGGTTTCCATGCTGGGAGGGTTTAGAGCCCAGGGCTTAGATGCCGACTCAGCTGAGAAAATTATGAACGACGCCCTCGCCTTGGAGAAGGCAGGGGCCTTCATGGTGATGTTGGAGGCCACGGCCGCCGAGGTGGCTGAAGCCGTCACCAAGAAGCTGAGGATACCTACCGTTGGAATCGGAGCCGGCGTAGGATGTGACGGACAATGCATGGTTTCACACGACGTGTTGGGCATCTATGAGAGGCCTGTTGGTAAGCACGCGAAGAAGTTCGCTAACCTCCACGACGTCATCTTGAAGACGTTTCAAACCTACAGGGATGAGGTGGTTTCAGGGAGGTGGCCTGACTCTGAGCATAGCTTCTTCATGGCCGAGGGCGAGCTGCAGAAATTTCAGTCAAGAGTCAGGTAACTAGTTTTTTTAACGTTTTTTAAAAAGCATGTGATGGGGAGTAAACTCCCCCTTTTCATTAAAGCTGTGTAATCCTGCTCACGACTTAATGCTTAAGGGTGGATTATGACCTTGATCGCTCCTTCTATCCTCTTCGTGAAGACCTCTAGCGCTCTGGGGAACTCGGTTAGCGGGAACGTGTGGGTGATCAGCGGCCTGAAGTTTACTTTACCCTTCTCCAGCAGCCTTATCACGTCGTCGCAGCTGTTCGGGTTCGCTCTCACCCCGTAGACCTCTAGCTCGTTTAATGCGATGCGGTCCATGGGTATCGGAACCTCAGCCCCAGCCATCAACCCTATGCAAATTAGCTTTCCCCCTTGCCTGACCACGTTCAGCAACGTTCTGTACCCTCCCTTGCTTCCACTACACTCGATCACCACATCGGCGCCAAGCCCATCGGTTTCTCCCTTAACTATTTTAGCCGGATCCTCTACGCTGGAGTCGATGGTTAAATCGGCGCCCATTTTCTTCGACAACTCTAGACCCGGTTTGCTAACTTCACCGTACCCGATCATGATGATTTTACCCGCGCCCGCAGCTTGAGCGAACTGCTGAGTCATTAAGCCGATGGCTCCCGGCCCTATGATGGTCACAACGTCGCCGGGTTGGATCCGACCCCTGTTCACTGCGTGGAGGCCGACACCTGCCGTATCCACCAAAGCGCCCTCATCGAACGATATAGAGCTGGATAGCTTATGGATGCTTTTAATGGATATCGCGCAGTACTCGGCGTATCCCCCGCTCTCCGTAAACCCATAGTGTTTATGGCCAGTTTCCCTCTTACCATAGTTGGCGCATATGTTATATCTTCCCTCAAGGCAGCGGGGGCAGAATCCACATCCCTTTGCAGACTCGGCTGAAACCCTATCACCAACTTTGAAATTCACTACTCCCCGCCCAACTTCAACGACCTCGCCAGCCCACTCATGCCCTGGAATGAACGGGTATCCAGGAGGCCAGAACCCAGGGTATTCGCCCGCTATGAGATGTGGGTCTGTGCCGCAAATCGCGATTGACCTCACCCTACATAAAACCTCTTGGTAACCAGGTTCGGGAACGTCGACGTCTTCGATCTTATAGTCGTTTGGGCCGTATAGGACAAGTGCCTTCATTTTCTTGCCGGGTAAAGTCGACATATTTTTTGACATCCTTCTCTGCGTAACGATTTTAACCATTCTTCTTAAACGAATAAAAAGGTTTTGGATTCAACATGTCTGAATATTCGACGCGTGTTGGTATAGGTTTATCGAATTTAACCTTGACTTCGGTGAAAATTGTGGATCGGCTAACCTCCCAGCGGGCTCAGGCCTATTTATCAGGCTTGTCCGCAAACTGAACCATAGCTGGGGATGATAGAATATTGTATGAACACCCTTGTTTCTTGCTCGCTATTCTTTTTGAAGGGCTCCACAATGGGGACAGTACGCGACGGCGGCGGGTATTTGAGCGCCGCAATTTACACAGTATCTTCCTATGATGC
The nucleotide sequence above comes from Candidatus Bathyarchaeia archaeon. Encoded proteins:
- a CDS encoding F420-dependent methylenetetrahydromethanopterin dehydrogenase codes for the protein MGFLKLGNIGSAPMIEFLLDERAEREGLKVRVVSSGAKLGVEEAVELTEALDAFNPELVILTSPNASLPGPLKAVEILSSKGCPATVVSDSPAKKALEKFEGLGVGYVIVEADSMIGARREFLDPAEMALFNADVIKVLAVTGVFNVIRDEMDRMIRDVVEKRKPTLPRLIIDSEKAVEAASFKNPYAKAKAITAFEMAKKVSDLTVKACFQIKEWERYTVLAAAAHELMRKAALIADEAREIEKSNDQLYRTPHADDGSILQKRRLVEKPS
- a CDS encoding RimK family alpha-L-glutamate ligase, whose protein sequence is MRIGLLTRNENAWCSSNLRKSFNRLGVEAFCFNFRDLLITLQDKERFLVKGCDLKEYVSSILVRPIGRGSLEEVIFELDALHRLKANGVVVVNDPETIEVAADKYHTISKLKEKGIPVPETYVTMNHREALKASIRMGGRVVLKPLFGSRGIGLTLISNKDVLERSARTLTFLRHVLYLQKFIPHGRSDIRAFVIGGRLVSAMRRVSKRWKTNISQGAKPIPLKLSGELESLTIKAAEAIGCEIAGIDIVEGPEGPLVIEVNSQPGWRGIQQVTSTNISDEIAKYMVRRSKC
- the nth gene encoding endonuclease III, whose amino-acid sequence is MSSSFSSSERALRILDALKHEYPRPKIALRFSDPLQLLVATILSAQCTDERVNKVTEDLFKKYRTCEDYVKAPLDELERDIKPTGFYKNKARYLKKACQVLIERFHSRVPDNMQDLLSLPGVARKTANIVLSNAFGKNEGIAVDTHVRRLSRKLGLTEEEDPDKIESDLMALIPKHDWRNITLLLMEHGRKICKAKNPLCGKCSLNHICPSAFKM
- a CDS encoding NADP-dependent malic enzyme; its protein translation is MRRKEALRWHSFYRGKLQVCPKVPIRSWRDFAVWYTPGVAEPCREIREDGLKVYEYTNKWNSVAVVTDGSRVLGLGDIGPEASLPVMEGKAIIFKYLGGVDAYPICLNAKKVEEIVQAVEWIKPSFGGINLEDISSPKCFEILEKLRRRLDIPVWHDDQQGTATVVLAALINALKLVGKNMSEAHVSLIGAGAANTAIYRILTAAGVKRGNVIMVDSKGILNNQRFDLKETSPLKWKICLESNEEGRMGGVEEALRDADVCVACSQPKPGLITENMVRSMADNSIVFALANPEPEIWPWEAKKAGAKVVATGRSDFPNAVNNSLGFPGIFRGALDVRARTITDEMCVAASYAIAETAEENGLKEDYIIPSMDEWEVYPREAVAVGLKAMEQGIARLKLTRKSLAESVQSIIEESRRLLEMLMKSNLIPTTP
- a CDS encoding C-GCAxxG-C-C family protein; amino-acid sequence: MRCLTLTVERCIREAVKAFEGLSRDQYLNCCQSVISGLAELASVNRDLLVKVGTGFGGGFAGMGKICGALTGGIMLIGSKHGVYGSEPYESFKERKTLCKALVREYYKWFLEEVKALNCHEITGIDSGTEEGMALYAELKQARKVPCYEIIEKSVRRLYGILTQNPVGKF
- the panB gene encoding 3-methyl-2-oxobutanoate hydroxymethyltransferase, which produces MERRKLTIKDFFELKRQGKRFVMISVCDYPMALLADKAGIDAILVGDALHMVALGHDTTTTATMDEMIMFSNAISRAAQRAFIIGDMPFMSHEPSRELAIKNAGRFLSEGRCDAVKLEGGEEIADTVKALVRAGIPVMGHIGLTPQKVSMLGGFRAQGLDADSAEKIMNDALALEKAGAFMVMLEATAAEVAEAVTKKLRIPTVGIGAGVGCDGQCMVSHDVLGIYERPVGKHAKKFANLHDVILKTFQTYRDEVVSGRWPDSEHSFFMAEGELQKFQSRVR
- a CDS encoding alcohol dehydrogenase catalytic domain-containing protein, which gives rise to MVKIVTQRRMSKNMSTLPGKKMKALVLYGPNDYKIEDVDVPEPGYQEVLCRVRSIAICGTDPHLIAGEYPGFWPPGYPFIPGHEWAGEVVEVGRGVVNFKVGDRVSAESAKGCGFCPRCLEGRYNICANYGKRETGHKHYGFTESGGYAEYCAISIKSIHKLSSSISFDEGALVDTAGVGLHAVNRGRIQPGDVVTIIGPGAIGLMTQQFAQAAGAGKIIMIGYGEVSKPGLELSKKMGADLTIDSSVEDPAKIVKGETDGLGADVVIECSGSKGGYRTLLNVVRQGGKLICIGLMAGAEVPIPMDRIALNELEVYGVRANPNSCDDVIRLLEKGKVNFRPLITHTFPLTEFPRALEVFTKRIEGAIKVIIHP